Proteins encoded within one genomic window of Hypomesus transpacificus isolate Combined female unplaced genomic scaffold, fHypTra1 scaffold_42, whole genome shotgun sequence:
- the LOC124464814 gene encoding RILP-like protein 1 isoform X1, which translates to MELLTIPGDMEVFGSALHKNATELTVMDVYDIAAVVGNEFERIIDQYGCEALSRLMPKVVRVLEVLEVLVSRSNINPETEELRCELDRLRLERNERLEKEKKHQKELEQVEDVWRGEAQDLLSQIAQLQADNKSLLMSLSHKDSPVIKEELQKPEGMSDRERQVMRKLREVVDKQRDDIRAKDHELALKTEDVEALQLQQHRLMKINQDLRRRIGALEVQGKTVIQQKAELEALIQARQQEVGVLRREVERLREERVGWEMERERAEKVEASIPKPDVKAPTARSATSLVAAKAASVMQNSVWVECGGDREFLADYWKSEDYPSLLPDLTDRNTAGEDNYHDEEVEVLLLEALCDEPREECEGQDRAENDAPRFTLQELRDVLQERNELKAQVFVLQEELAYYKSEDLEEEVEPVIFFPSPEPQAASVDQPESGIKRLIFTAIMPMVAAGLIQDDPTLMPIRRLMSFV; encoded by the exons ATGGAACTATTGACGATTCCAGGAGACATGGAAGTCTTTGGGTCAGCGCTGCACAAAAATGCGACGGAGTTGACCGTTATGGACGTTTATGATATTGCCGCTGTTGTAGGCAACGAGTTTGAGCGGATAATAGACCAATACGGGTGCGAGGCGTTATCGAGGCTAATGCCCAAAGTGGTGCGTGTTCTGGAGGTTTTGGAAGTGCTTGTCAGTCGCAGCAACATAAACCCGGAGACCGAGGAGTTGCGGTGCGAGCTGGACAGGTTACGCCTGGAGCGGAATGAAAGATTGGAGAAGGAAAAGAAACACCAAAAG gagctggagcaggtggaggacgTGTGGAGGGGCGAGGCCCAGGACCTGTTGTCCCAGATCGCTCAGCTGCAGGCGGACAACAAGAGCCTTCTGATGAGCCTGTCCCATAAAGACTCTCCTGTTATCAaggaggagctgcagaaacCGGAAG GAATGTCAGACAGAGAGCGTCAGGTAATGAGGAAGTTGAGAGAAGTGGTGGACAAGCAGAGGGACGATATCAGAGCCAAGGACCATGAGCTGGCCCTGAAGACAGAGGATGTGGAAGCG ctccagctgcagcagcaccGGCTGATGAAGATCAACCAGGACCTGCGGCGTCGCATCGGGGCGCTGGAGGTCCAGGGCAAGACTGTGATCCAGCAGAAGGCCGAGCTGGAGGCCCTGATCCAGGCCAGGCAGCAGGAGGTGGGGGTcctgaggagggaggtggagaggctcCGGGAGGAACGCGTTGGGTGGGAGATGGAGCGGGAGAGGGCGGAGAAGGTGGAGGCCTCCATCCCAAAGCCGGATGTGAAGGCGCCCACGGCAAGGTCTGCCACG TCCTTGGTTGCGGCAAAAGCAGCTTCCGTCATGCAGAATTCAGTGTGGGTTGAATGTGGAGGCGATCGTGAGTTCCTGGCAGATTACTGGAAGTCAGAAGACTATCCTTCGCTCCTTCCAGACTTGACAGACAGGAACACCGCTGGGGAAGATAATTACCATGACGAGGAGGTTGAAGTGTTGCTATTG GAGGCGCTGTGTGACGAGCCCAGGGAGGAGTGTGAGGGGCAGGACCGGGCGGAGAACGACGCGCCTCGCTTCACCCTGCAGGAGCTGAGAGACGTGCTTCAGGAGAGGAACGAGCTGAAAGCCCAGGTGTTCGTGCTGCAGGAAGAACTGGCCTATTACAAAAG TGAGGActtggaggaggaagtggagcctGTTATATTTTTTCCATCTCCAGAGCCACAAGCTGCTTCAGTCGACCAGCCAGAGTCAGGAATCAAACGACT GATCTTCACCGCGATCATGCCGATGGTGGCCGCAGGGCTGATCCAAGACGATCCCACGTTGATGCCCATCAGAAGACTCATGTCTTTTGTTTGA
- the mtrfr gene encoding mitochondrial translation release factor in rescue isoform X2, with amino-acid sequence MTRTAWGNCQGSLFRMPPAGLTYLQTAGKKDVIDLPILNEDDLDEQFVRGSGPGGQATNKTSNCVVLRHIPTGIVVKCHQTRSVETNRKRARDIMKEKLEVSFKGEDSEILKKQKDSIQRKHEKRKKANDNLEKKRRFKETLMADSKPGDDMR; translated from the exons ATGACGAGGACAGCATGGGGAAACTGTCAAGGATCTCTGTTCCGGATGCCTCCAGCTGGGTTAACATACTTACAGACTGCCGGTAAAAAAGACGTCATTGATCTGCCTATCCTAAATGAGGATGATCTGGACGAGCAATTTGTGCGAGGATCAGGTCCGGGTGGTCAGGCGACCAACAAGACTAGTAACTGCGTGGTCCTCAGACACATTCCTACTGGTATTGTTGTTAAG TGCCACCAAACTAGATCCGTGGAAACCAACCGTAAAAGAGCTCGAGACATTATGAAAGAGAAGCTGGAGGTGTCTTTCAAAGGAGAGGACAGTGAAATTCTGAAGAAGCAGAAAGATTCCATCCAGAGGAAACACGAGAAAAGGAAGAAGGCAAACGACAATCTGGAGAAAAAGAGACGTTTTAAAGAAACTCTTATGGCAGACTCGAAACCTGGGGATGACATGAGATAA
- the LOC124464838 gene encoding cyclin-dependent kinase 2-associated protein 1-like isoform X2, with amino-acid sequence MSVGMAYKPNLHQHIPGTSVNQASHSPSIPTVQTYRPFVNDYGPPSLGFTLSTSGNNVPQSKYAELLAIIEELGKEIRPTYAGSKSAMERLKRGIIHARGLVRECLVETERNARS; translated from the exons ATGTCTGTGGGTATGGCTTACAAGCCAAACCTCCATCAGCACATTCCGGGAACTTCCGTGAACCAAG CTTCTCATTCACCAAGCATACCAACAGTGCAGACCTACAGACCATTTGTAAATGACTATGGACCACCTTCTCTCGGCTTTACACTG AGCACAAGTGGAAATAACGTCCCGCAGAGTAAATATGCTGAGTTATTAGCCATCATAGAGGAGCTAGGGAAGGAGATACGACCAACTTATGCAGGAAGCAAAAGTGCCATGGAAAGACTAAAGAGAG GGATTATACATGCCCGGGGTTTAGTGCGCGAATGTTTGGTGGAGACGGAAAGAAATGCAAGATCCTAA
- the mtrfr gene encoding mitochondrial translation release factor in rescue isoform X1 yields MSSVPFFNVIYRMTRTAWGNCQGSLFRMPPAGLTYLQTAGKKDVIDLPILNEDDLDEQFVRGSGPGGQATNKTSNCVVLRHIPTGIVVKCHQTRSVETNRKRARDIMKEKLEVSFKGEDSEILKKQKDSIQRKHEKRKKANDNLEKKRRFKETLMADSKPGDDMR; encoded by the exons ATGTCTTCCGTACCCTTTTTCAATGTGATATACAGAATGACGAGGACAGCATGGGGAAACTGTCAAGGATCTCTGTTCCGGATGCCTCCAGCTGGGTTAACATACTTACAGACTGCCGGTAAAAAAGACGTCATTGATCTGCCTATCCTAAATGAGGATGATCTGGACGAGCAATTTGTGCGAGGATCAGGTCCGGGTGGTCAGGCGACCAACAAGACTAGTAACTGCGTGGTCCTCAGACACATTCCTACTGGTATTGTTGTTAAG TGCCACCAAACTAGATCCGTGGAAACCAACCGTAAAAGAGCTCGAGACATTATGAAAGAGAAGCTGGAGGTGTCTTTCAAAGGAGAGGACAGTGAAATTCTGAAGAAGCAGAAAGATTCCATCCAGAGGAAACACGAGAAAAGGAAGAAGGCAAACGACAATCTGGAGAAAAAGAGACGTTTTAAAGAAACTCTTATGGCAGACTCGAAACCTGGGGATGACATGAGATAA
- the kmt5ab gene encoding lysine methyltransferase 5Ab isoform X1: MGKGRKKAQTSTDQGQVTLQPKVGKGTKENTPEMNKQETAGKTQSTLTTLWSPSKPRSPLGDNSSALVQENNVSDAQPPDVAPAKIDKASRLKGKAEKPNPVTGLRETILGQGQEKSRKEPQSLNHVSQSKTGKGTSQKVKAKKAESIASVNKKVTDYYPVRRSARKSKTELKNDERKHIDDLIRNGVEEGLLVKDIEGKGRGIFAVRDFKKGEYVVEYHGDLVLLADAKKREDRYAQDPETGCYMYYFQYHGKNYCVDATKESGRMGRLINHSKMGNCQTKLHGINGAPHLILVASRDVQADEELLYDYGDRSKASISAHPWLKH, from the exons ATGGGAAAAG GGAGAAAGAAGGCGCAGACGTCTACAGACCAAGGTCAAGTCACGCTTCAACCAAAAGTCGGTAAAGGGACGAAAGAAAACACGCCGGAAATGAACAAG CAGGAAACTGCAGGCAAAACCCAGTCTACCTTGACTACTCTGTGGAGCCCAAGCAAACCTCGATCCCCCCTCGGTGACAACTCAAGCGCGCTTGTCCAGGAAAATAACGTGTCGGATGCACAGCCTCCTGATGTGGCTCCTGCAAAAATTGATAAAG CGTCCAGACTAAAGGGGAAGGCAGAGAAACCCAACCCAGTGACGGGACTAAGGGAGACAATCCTCGGGCAGGGTCAGGAAAAGTCACGCAAGGAACCGCAATCACTCAATCACGTGTCCCAGTCCAAAACCGGGAAGGGAACTAGTCAGAAAGTCAAAGCGAAAAA AGCTGAAAGCATAGCTTCCGTTAACAAAAAGGTCACTGATTATTATCCAGTCAGAAGAAGTGCCAGGAAAAGTAAAACTGAATTGAAG AATGATGAACGTAAACACATTGACGACCTGATAAGGAATGGAGTTGAGGAAGGACTGCTG GTTAAAGACAttgaggggaaagggagaggcatCTTTGCGGTCAGAGACTTCAAGAAGGGCGAGTATGTGGTGGAGTATCACGGTGACCTGGTGCTGCTGGCCGATGCCAAAAAGAGAGAGGACCGCTACGCTCAGGACCCAGAAACGGGCTGCTACATGTACTACTTCCAGTATCACGGCAAAAACTACTG CGTGGATGCAACCAAGGAAAGCGGTCGAATGGGAAGGCTGATCAACCACAGTAAGATGGGAAACTGTCAGACAAAGTTACATGGCATCAACGGTGCGCCTCATCTGATTCTGGTGGCCTCCAGGGACGTCCAGGCCGACGAGGAGCTGCTCTACGACTACGGAGATCGCAGCAAAGCCTCCATCTCTGCCCACCCTTGGCTCAAACACTGA
- the LOC124464814 gene encoding RILP-like protein 1 isoform X2: MELLTIPGDMEVFGSALHKNATELTVMDVYDIAAVVGNEFERIIDQYGCEALSRLMPKVVRVLEVLEVLVSRSNINPETEELRCELDRLRLERNERLEKEKKHQKELEQVEDVWRGEAQDLLSQIAQLQADNKSLLMSLSHKDSPVIKEELQKPEGMSDRERQVMRKLREVVDKQRDDIRAKDHELALKTEDVEALQLQQHRLMKINQDLRRRIGALEVQGKTVIQQKAELEALIQARQQEVGVLRREVERLREERVGWEMERERAEKVEASIPKPDVKAPTARSATEALCDEPREECEGQDRAENDAPRFTLQELRDVLQERNELKAQVFVLQEELAYYKSEDLEEEVEPVIFFPSPEPQAASVDQPESGIKRLIFTAIMPMVAAGLIQDDPTLMPIRRLMSFV, translated from the exons ATGGAACTATTGACGATTCCAGGAGACATGGAAGTCTTTGGGTCAGCGCTGCACAAAAATGCGACGGAGTTGACCGTTATGGACGTTTATGATATTGCCGCTGTTGTAGGCAACGAGTTTGAGCGGATAATAGACCAATACGGGTGCGAGGCGTTATCGAGGCTAATGCCCAAAGTGGTGCGTGTTCTGGAGGTTTTGGAAGTGCTTGTCAGTCGCAGCAACATAAACCCGGAGACCGAGGAGTTGCGGTGCGAGCTGGACAGGTTACGCCTGGAGCGGAATGAAAGATTGGAGAAGGAAAAGAAACACCAAAAG gagctggagcaggtggaggacgTGTGGAGGGGCGAGGCCCAGGACCTGTTGTCCCAGATCGCTCAGCTGCAGGCGGACAACAAGAGCCTTCTGATGAGCCTGTCCCATAAAGACTCTCCTGTTATCAaggaggagctgcagaaacCGGAAG GAATGTCAGACAGAGAGCGTCAGGTAATGAGGAAGTTGAGAGAAGTGGTGGACAAGCAGAGGGACGATATCAGAGCCAAGGACCATGAGCTGGCCCTGAAGACAGAGGATGTGGAAGCG ctccagctgcagcagcaccGGCTGATGAAGATCAACCAGGACCTGCGGCGTCGCATCGGGGCGCTGGAGGTCCAGGGCAAGACTGTGATCCAGCAGAAGGCCGAGCTGGAGGCCCTGATCCAGGCCAGGCAGCAGGAGGTGGGGGTcctgaggagggaggtggagaggctcCGGGAGGAACGCGTTGGGTGGGAGATGGAGCGGGAGAGGGCGGAGAAGGTGGAGGCCTCCATCCCAAAGCCGGATGTGAAGGCGCCCACGGCAAGGTCTGCCACG GAGGCGCTGTGTGACGAGCCCAGGGAGGAGTGTGAGGGGCAGGACCGGGCGGAGAACGACGCGCCTCGCTTCACCCTGCAGGAGCTGAGAGACGTGCTTCAGGAGAGGAACGAGCTGAAAGCCCAGGTGTTCGTGCTGCAGGAAGAACTGGCCTATTACAAAAG TGAGGActtggaggaggaagtggagcctGTTATATTTTTTCCATCTCCAGAGCCACAAGCTGCTTCAGTCGACCAGCCAGAGTCAGGAATCAAACGACT GATCTTCACCGCGATCATGCCGATGGTGGCCGCAGGGCTGATCCAAGACGATCCCACGTTGATGCCCATCAGAAGACTCATGTCTTTTGTTTGA
- the rilpl2 gene encoding RILP-like protein 2 yields the protein MEEREASPALAFDKDAFQLTVEDVYDISYVIGRDLLKISKRGEQVSDLQFKIVRVLEMFETLVNKSNLSLEELKMERDNLKSELDRIVRESSAGQGTQTLGPNQLVVDLKDPNRPRFTMQELKEVLQERNQLKAQLMVAQEELQLYKSGVLPQAEPPMVEVNLDSPPSAGPHPNTPEEPKQEPKVEPKEEKTTIGKLFSFRRK from the exons ATGGAAGAGCGCGAGGCTTCACCCGCTTTGGCTTTCGATAAGGACGCGTTTCAGCTCACAGTGGAAGATGTTTATGACATTTCGTACGTAATCGGAAGAGATTTGTTGAAAATAAGTAAAAGGGGTGAACAAGTTTCAGATTTGCAATTTAAGATTGTCCGTGTTTTGGAGATGTTCGAGACATTAGTCAATAAGTCCAACCTGTCGCTGGAGGAGTTAAAAATGGAACGAGATAACCTGAAAAGCGAGTTGGATAGAATCGTAAGAGAAAGTTCCGCGGGTCAAGGAACG CAAACGCTTGGACCGAACCAGCTCGTGGTAGACCTCAAAGACCCCAACAGACCACGCTTCACTATGCAGGAACTGAAGGAGGTTCTTCAGGAACGGAACCAGCTGAAAGCACAGCTCATGGTGGCTCAAGAGGAGCTACAACTATACAAAAG TGGTGTTCTCCCCCAAGCTGAGCCACCCATGGTGGAAGTGAACCTGGACTCACCCCCCTCTGCAGGgccccaccccaacacaccGGAGGAACCCAAACAGGAACCCAAAGTGGAACCAAAAGAAGAAAAGACAACTATTGGAAAGCT GTTTTCATTCAGGCGGAAATGA
- the kmt5ab gene encoding lysine methyltransferase 5Ab isoform X2: protein MGKGRKKAQTSTDQGQVTLQPKVGKGTKENTPEMNKETAGKTQSTLTTLWSPSKPRSPLGDNSSALVQENNVSDAQPPDVAPAKIDKASRLKGKAEKPNPVTGLRETILGQGQEKSRKEPQSLNHVSQSKTGKGTSQKVKAKKAESIASVNKKVTDYYPVRRSARKSKTELKNDERKHIDDLIRNGVEEGLLVKDIEGKGRGIFAVRDFKKGEYVVEYHGDLVLLADAKKREDRYAQDPETGCYMYYFQYHGKNYCVDATKESGRMGRLINHSKMGNCQTKLHGINGAPHLILVASRDVQADEELLYDYGDRSKASISAHPWLKH from the exons ATGGGAAAAG GGAGAAAGAAGGCGCAGACGTCTACAGACCAAGGTCAAGTCACGCTTCAACCAAAAGTCGGTAAAGGGACGAAAGAAAACACGCCGGAAATGAACAAG GAAACTGCAGGCAAAACCCAGTCTACCTTGACTACTCTGTGGAGCCCAAGCAAACCTCGATCCCCCCTCGGTGACAACTCAAGCGCGCTTGTCCAGGAAAATAACGTGTCGGATGCACAGCCTCCTGATGTGGCTCCTGCAAAAATTGATAAAG CGTCCAGACTAAAGGGGAAGGCAGAGAAACCCAACCCAGTGACGGGACTAAGGGAGACAATCCTCGGGCAGGGTCAGGAAAAGTCACGCAAGGAACCGCAATCACTCAATCACGTGTCCCAGTCCAAAACCGGGAAGGGAACTAGTCAGAAAGTCAAAGCGAAAAA AGCTGAAAGCATAGCTTCCGTTAACAAAAAGGTCACTGATTATTATCCAGTCAGAAGAAGTGCCAGGAAAAGTAAAACTGAATTGAAG AATGATGAACGTAAACACATTGACGACCTGATAAGGAATGGAGTTGAGGAAGGACTGCTG GTTAAAGACAttgaggggaaagggagaggcatCTTTGCGGTCAGAGACTTCAAGAAGGGCGAGTATGTGGTGGAGTATCACGGTGACCTGGTGCTGCTGGCCGATGCCAAAAAGAGAGAGGACCGCTACGCTCAGGACCCAGAAACGGGCTGCTACATGTACTACTTCCAGTATCACGGCAAAAACTACTG CGTGGATGCAACCAAGGAAAGCGGTCGAATGGGAAGGCTGATCAACCACAGTAAGATGGGAAACTGTCAGACAAAGTTACATGGCATCAACGGTGCGCCTCATCTGATTCTGGTGGCCTCCAGGGACGTCCAGGCCGACGAGGAGCTGCTCTACGACTACGGAGATCGCAGCAAAGCCTCCATCTCTGCCCACCCTTGGCTCAAACACTGA
- the LOC124464838 gene encoding cyclin-dependent kinase 2-associated protein 1-like isoform X1 translates to MRIRARVFHQKTWILATSSAEDIKYFFYTEASHSPSIPTVQTYRPFVNDYGPPSLGFTLSTSGNNVPQSKYAELLAIIEELGKEIRPTYAGSKSAMERLKRGIIHARGLVRECLVETERNARS, encoded by the exons ATGAGGATACGGGCAAGAGTGTTTCATCAGAAGACATGGATTTTAGCCACATCTTCTGCAGAGGACAtcaagtattttttttacactGAAG CTTCTCATTCACCAAGCATACCAACAGTGCAGACCTACAGACCATTTGTAAATGACTATGGACCACCTTCTCTCGGCTTTACACTG AGCACAAGTGGAAATAACGTCCCGCAGAGTAAATATGCTGAGTTATTAGCCATCATAGAGGAGCTAGGGAAGGAGATACGACCAACTTATGCAGGAAGCAAAAGTGCCATGGAAAGACTAAAGAGAG GGATTATACATGCCCGGGGTTTAGTGCGCGAATGTTTGGTGGAGACGGAAAGAAATGCAAGATCCTAA